From a single Chlorocebus sabaeus isolate Y175 chromosome X, mChlSab1.0.hap1, whole genome shotgun sequence genomic region:
- the LOC103247426 gene encoding X antigen family member 5: protein MSWRGRRYRPRRCLRLAQLVGPMPEPSVPELQQEGPPTESQDHTPGQKRGEDQGAAEIQVPDLEADLQKLSQSKTGDECGDGPDVQGKILPKSEQFKMPEGGEGKPQL, encoded by the exons ATGAGTTGGCGAGGAAGAAGATATAGACCAAGACGATGTTTACGACTTGCTCAGCTGGTTGGGCCTATGCCT GAGCCCAGTGTGCCAGAGCTTCAACAAGAAGGACCACCAACTGAAAGTCAGGATCATACACCTGgtcagaagagaggagaagatcAGGGTGCAGCTGAGATTCAAG TGCCCGACCTGGAAGCTGATCTCCAGAAGCTGTCTCAGTCAAAGACTGGGGATGAATGCGGAGATGGTCCTGATGTCCAGGGGAAGATTCTGCCAAAATCAGAGCAATTTAAAATGCCAGAAGGAG